In Caretta caretta isolate rCarCar2 chromosome 11, rCarCar1.hap1, whole genome shotgun sequence, the sequence CCTGTGATTTCCTACCGCAGCTTTCTAACCACAAACAGATGCCTCAGCACCCAATGCCTCCTGAAACATTATCCCCCCCCGAAATACACACCCCCTTAAGATCCACAGGCAGGAGCAAATCCAAGCTCAGTTTCACAGGGGCCAGCCCTGTTGCATCCAGCTCCACCGCAAATCCTCCGATTTCAAAGGAAAAGGCAATTCCCTCCCAAGCTCAGATGCCAGCTGATCTGGTCGTCCTGGGAGGGGTTACAGCAGCCTCTTCACCCAGACGccagcctcatccacctcctagTCCTGCCAGCAAGTTAACAGCAGTGGAGACCCAATGAAAGGCAACGGGGAGCCGAGCGCTCATCTAGACACAGGCGCCCATTGGGGGCACCTAGGGAGGCCGGCGTGCCCGGCAATGTTTCAGGCTAGCAGGGTTTTGGCCTGGCGGTTATCGTTTCTTCCTCTGCTTGAGGGACTTCCTGCGCTTGAGGATCATCTCATAGAGCTTGTCCATGCCCTCGGTGAGACCCTCGCCGATGATGGCGCAGGCGGGCTGGACGTGGTAGGTGGTGGAGGGGGCGAGCTCATGCAGCGCCAGCTGCTTCTCCAGCTCGGCCACGGGCAGGGACTTGGGCAGGTCCTGCTTGTTGGCGATGACCAGCAAGGGAGTGCCCTGGTTCTCAGCAAACTTGGTCACCTTGTGCAGCTCGGTCTTGGCCTCCTCCAGCCGGTCCACGTCCACCGAGTCCACCACGTAGATGATGCCGTCGGTGCAGCGGCTGTAGGACTTCCAGAGCGGCCGCAGCTTCTCCTGGCCGCCCACGTCCCAGAAGTGGCAGCTGATGCCCTTGGCCGTGCCGTTGCTCAGCCGGATCTTCTCGGTGTTGAAGCCGATGGTAGGCACCGTGTTGACGAACTCGTTGAACTTGAGCCGGTAGAGGACGGTGGTCTTGCCGGCCGAGTCCAAGCCCAGCATGACGATGTGCAGCGACTGGAAAGCGGAGATGTTGGAGGAGATGTTCCCCATGGCCCCCACCACCTCCGCCGCCGGCGCAGCTAGAGAAGCTACGGGAGGGGTTTCGAAAATGGGggcggctttttttttttttttacagcgcgCCCATACCCGTCGCGTCGGGGCTCTAGCGCTGCAGCAATCCCCCAGGGCACGCTCTCAGCAGCCGCCCCGCGCGGCGCGGCGTCCCGCACAGGGGAAGCCAAGGGGCCGGAGCTGCAATCAGCGCAGCCAGGGCGCGATCAGCCCGGGGTCCGCGCTTGCACGGCTGGGAGCTGACGGGGCCATCAAACACTCGGCAACCGCCTCTGGGCTGGGTCCGGCCGGGCTGTGCTGGACGAGGATGTCgggtcccctccttcccccactccgTGGGGGCGGCTGGGAGACGCGCAGCCCCAGATCAAGTCCTCCGAGCGGCGCCCGCCCCGCTCATTCCGGGGTCCCGGTCCCTGAGGAGGCGCGCTGACCCCCGAGAGCGCCGCGCCGATCCGCTCCGCTCCACTCGCTCCGGCTGCCCCCTGGGCTCTGAGGCGCCGGCGCCGGCTGGGAAAAGCAGCCGCAGTTCAATCCATCAAACCCCGCCCCTCCGGCACACCCCGGCGCCAGGGAGGGAGGCGCCTTTAAAGGACAATGACACACCCCTCCTCCGCCACCGCCTCCATCGCTCCTCCCTTTCTCCTCGGCGTGAATGTGTGGGggccggctcctcgcccaggctccctggggctGGGTCCGGGCGACCGACAAGCTGCTCAGGGAAACGGGAAACCCTTCCCCCTAAGCCGCTCACGGCGAGGAGCTACTGAGCCCAGAGTGACCAGACAGTTGATTTAGTTgccgattggtcctgctttgagcagggggttggactagatgacctcctgaggtcccttccaaccgtgatattctctgattctgtgaCAGCAAGGGTGAAATATCGGGGggaataggcgcctatataagaaaaagccccaaatatcgggacttaTCAGTCAATACCATCATGTTCAAACTATCTGCCATAGGGACaacagtccagccccctgtgagCAGAGAGCCTTGTCCCCTTCTTGTAACAAACTGTGTCCCCTCTACAACTTCTTTCAGTCCTTTCTTTGCTCTGTTTTAACCGTGTGAATGCGGATTATCCAGTGTGCTGCTGCTTTATAATATAGCACACTAAGGGGCTGTTTTACGTTACAGGGTTTTTGCTGAAGACAGGCAAGACCAATACAAAAAAAGACTCCGGGACTGCTCCGGAGAAGATATTAACCTAGATTGTTGCCTttctaaaatacattttcaacCCATCTGCTCTTtactaaaaaaaccaacaacaatctTTTATAGCCACAGATGCTTTCTGCTGTGTTTTGATTGGCTTGTCACTTAATGGCCATTATGTCTGTGCAATCTGAGCTCTCCCTTAAGACTGTCCTACTTCTGAATTATTTCTGGATTGCTTTTATTCACCAGATTCCTGTCCCTGTGTGACGCTCATGCCCCTTCACCTTTAACTGGAAGGCAACCTGGTCTGGTGGAATTACTGCAGGGTTGGAGGTCCcaaattctaatcctgcctctgcAACTGACCTGTGACATTGGCTGAGTTGCTTTActgttctgcctcagtttccctgtctgtaaagggAACAATAATAGTCAATATCTGTGCAGGGCCGGATAAAGCCCTATAAAATGCTGCATAGTGGTGTCTTACACATTCATCCCAATGCAGGCAAACTCCGAagaaaatcaataggagtttttcttGGGAAAACCCCTATAGCTCCTTGCTTGTTAGTTAAACAAAAGGCATTACAAGGAGGTTCCCTTTTCcttagtgtaagcagtgtcaggatgagctgcaccctgacatctggtggtgaggtgtggcaagttgtggaaaagaactttaggagctgatctcatttgcataggcacacccaccccacctggaatgaggccatagctgcccaaatggtcactttggctgctgtgggatccccagtgtctctgttattggggcaggaagaataaattgttattaccctgattatgggaactgtgcttggaactgtacttggccttttgttatgatggagggactcaccatcaactaagtggcactcgctaggcaagggtcatgggttccaaaactctgtgaattgagagaggctggggacaagtattaatagttggtggtatgggccttacatgctaattgcacttcctcctgtctccactgtagaatatcagagctaattttgatttcgtTAGAAGTctggttacaggctgctgagctcactttgggctaatagtgtaccagcactgaggctcctctactacaagctgaattcactaaAGAGCTAACCTgaataagagctgaaatcactaagcaTTGtggttaagtagtgggggagcctgaagatatagtgtggagcagtttgtggggcggctggagtgccttgtggacaggctggtggagcagttcataggatggcgggagctgctggtgggatgcggagcagtttgtgggacggtgggagctgcttgtggaccacggagctgagcgaaggagttcgtggggcagctggtggagcagagcgaaggcctatggagctgtggggtggtcagcttcagatcatgtaaggtgcctcttacccccgtcccatctccacccaggttgggaggtaaagctccgcagataaactttcgaactcaggggctgccctgaccagggacagagacttttgggtcactgggtgatttggggttgctggactcaagaaccaaagggaaaggggaatGCCCCAATTtgcatggtgggtttttttgctcatgggttgtgttatgaatcctgttggtggtgtttccccaacataatgccacattgtttctctctgttattaaaaggctttttgctacactcagagtatgtgcttgcgagaggggaagtattgcctcttggaggcgcccagcgggggtggtatatatttgtcccaggtcactgggtgggggttcgagccggtttgcattgtgttattggaatggatcccctagatattgaacccggcccttgttgctgccaactctgacgggcagaagggttacattagtaTTTCTCACTAGGCTATGAGATGTGTAGTTCCTGAAGAGTCCTGTCTTCCTGGGATTTGTTTGCACACACATTTTGGAGGCTTGATCATCCCTTTGTCCCTGTTCTCACTGGAGTCAGCTGGAATTTCACCTTTGACATGAATGGGAGCAGAAGTGTGACCTTCGTTTTGATGCTTTTAAACTCCACCCTTTCTCTTGGCTGAGTAGGCTTGGTCAGGGCTCCTTCCAGAGTGACTCAAGGGCCATTGCTGAGGAATTTGTGGCACCCCAGGGGCTGAATATATCAGATCCAGCCACCACCAGCCAGAGGAATCTCTTTTATACTCAGGCCTGTCAGATGGCAAGCAAGCCCCAGCAGCCTGCAAAGCGTTATCTATCACTATGGTCCCCATTCAGCAGGGTCCTTAAcaaagtgaagtcagtggggctaatCGAGAGGTCCTCAAAGTGTGGGGTGggcccccctaggggggcatggaggaccatctggtggggcagggaggaagcgCCAGCcaggccttccccacccccaactctgctCAGGTCCCACCTCCAGCCatgtccctggctcccagccccgcaccTGGCTCCCAGGCTCCTGCCTGGCCCCGTCCCCAGCCTTGGTGCAGCTCTGCTCCTAGCTCCGCAACAACCCCCAACCTCGGCCGCTGGTcgcagctctgttcccagcccaGGGGCAAGGCTGGAGGCAAGGCCGGGAGCAGAGCCATGCCTGCCCACAGGCCCAGCTGCCGGCCGCCACCAGAGCCTGGTTgcagctccactcccacctccatcctgctcccagctcaggggggtcacagacaggggtaagggagcATGACTTTCAAAAGCTTGGGGATTACTGAGCAAGTCACATGCCTCGAGAACCTTGTTGAATTAGTGCCTATAACTGGCTCCAGGACTAGCCTTACGCACAGGCACAGCAAGCCGTGGCTGAGAATCTGAGTCTTTGTGAGTCACCATGTCCCATGCAAGAGCTGAATCAGAGGAGAGCAGGGAGAGCTCAGCCAATGCTGCACAGCCTGCAGCCATGGGAGATATTACCAGGCACACGCTATGTTGGCATGATCTTTACTGTTCACGCTTCATGGCCGTGTGCTGGGGAGTCCAAGCAGTTTGGTACTGGCTAGGAGCTGTGTGGAGCAGAGTGCCTGAAGAATCAGGGGCTTTCCCTCTTTGACCCCTAGGGCATAATGCAGTGTTCCGCCACCTCCTTGGCCCCAAATCCCTTCTCTGGGATAATCACCCCAGTCTGCTTTCAGAACCTTGAGACAACTCATGTGACTGAGGCCAGGAATTAACATGTCAGTTCCTTACCATACTCATGcagctgagatcagagtctggcctAGCTCTGATTTGGGAGTATGGGTGACAGATACCACAGCAGGTTTAGAGGTGGTGGTAAATGTATAGACAGAAGCCCCTTGGTTATCAGCTCATAGACCTGATGGCTATTGCATTCATGTTTCATGAGAGGGTAGCTGCTAAATATTATTTTCCAGCACTTGGGTGATAGATGAGACCTTAGTTCATTAGAAACCCTGGGCCAatccctcagctgctgtaaactgatgtagcttgactaaaatcagtggagttaagTGGACATATAAAAATCCCTTCTTTCCATGATCATATGCAAATGACACACAGATTCATGCCAGACAAAAGTAATTGTAGGGATTGTTTTCTATCCACTAAGtaaaataccattaaaaaaaaccaggaaTCATCAAAACAACTAGCTGCTGTTGTATGTCTGGCTGCTCCACACAACTCTAttaacaaaataaatctgatttctTAAAGTCAATAAAAAAGCATATCTCATGTACAGGGGACATGCTCTTCGGACAATAGTGCAATGACATAAAAGGAGGCACTAAAGCTCTTGTCCAGCCCCTCCTCACCAAGCCATTGGAGAGAAGAAACGCTCAGCTCCCAGAAGAAAGGGTGCCACATCATGCATTTGCAATCCTACCCTGACATGTAGAGCAGCTCAAACTATGTTGTCTCCTAGCCACACAGTTTTGATCCACTGTGATCCAGACTGGGAACTTGACCCTGATTTTTAGTTCAGCACATGTCGTTTACCAGGTTGTAATAAAGATATCATTAAAAGaaacagctgtttaaaaaaaagtaacagtAGCTAATAGGAGTTATGAAGATGCTACCATTTTTGGTTGGGAAATAAAATAACTACAGAACTGAttatcagtggcagagctgtatCATGGACAGGCAGTGTGCTCTTGTGGGtgggggcactggactgggactcaggagcacTCAGTTCTGGTCCCAGTTCTTCCACTAACCCACTGGGCAAGTCACGCACCCCCCCATTTCCTCTCACACCCTTTTCCtgcttagattgcaagctcttcaggacagcacctagcacaatggagctcctCTCTCATTTGGGGCCTTTGTGTATGTGATGGAGTGGCCACCTCACACCAGCCCTGATAGAGCTAACAgcagcctgagaggccagttaGCTTACCTGGCTCACCTGTGAGAGGGAGGATTAACTGAGAGTGAAGcgcagctggggaagggctgggacagcagtataaagccaggaagctgtggGGGGAATGAGGGTCATGGTCATTCTGTGGAAGGCTGTCAGGGACAAGGAGGGACTAAGTCCAAGGGATTCGTAAGTCCTGGGATCCTGCCCTGGAGTAAGGAGTCTGGTAAGAGGCAAAGAGGGGGGTGAACTAGCTACagggagcagaatttgatcctgtGGTAAACCCAGAAAAAGGCaagggaagagagaggctggCCAGGAAGGAGCCCAGCCCAGAGACAgagcaacagggaatggggaCTGAGCAGACCTGGACTGAaggctatagggtccctgggaaGGAACCCAGTGTATAGCAggtggacctgggttcccctgctAGCTCCTGGTATAATGGCACAGAgcctgagctggggctgagcaCTCTCTGGGGAAGGCATTTGGAGAGTGGTCATGTCAGACTTCCTAGTCCTGGAAGGGGTGGACTAAATGGGGACCTGGCCAGAGGGATAAGTTCCCAGAAGAAGAGATTCTTGCAGAGTGCAGAAGGAGGTACCCCATGTTGCAAGGGTTACTTTCCCAGATCTAGACACAAGGAGGTACCCTCATAGTGAGTGGGAACCCTGTTACAATGTGCTATTGTAATATTACTGCTAATTATTGTATTCTCTTCCCTCACAAGAAGGCACTGTGGCAACTTACACTTGCAGAGGACTTTTGGTAGCATTTCTTCTATCAAATGGTTGAATGATTATTAAAATCCTACACCCGATCAGTGTTCAATTAGCTCACATAAACAAGAGACTGATTTTGAATTCCTGCTGTAGGGGCTCATGGAAGACATCCCACTTAGTATTTACTTTTCTCCTCTCACTGAAAAGCTTTGCAAAAGGAAATGCACCACcaattaaaataaatgctaaagaGCTGTAGCAAGATCCCAGCACTCCAGTAATGGGGGTAGCAAGTGTAACTATTGGTCTTATTGAAGAGGTGCTATctctattattgtttaaaagcAGGTTTTGGAAGACCCAACATCTGTTTGGCTAGTCAGAGGGTTATTCATTTATTCTTGCAAACCCAAACCGCTCAATTACCTTCCAGTCACCCCCCCAATAGCTGTCATTGTTACACCAGAGCGCCCTCTGTTGTGCCTGGGTGGGATAAACCAGAGCTGACACATGGGCCCCAGAGGCCTCTTGTCGTGTGTCTTTTGCAGAGGACTGTGACGAGGAACTAAGAAGGGTTGGTTCTGCACAAGAGTGGATTTGAAAGCTGCTGCGATGCACCGTGCACGATGGCTAGGAAAAGGACACTTATTTTGGGGTGATTTTTGCTTTATTTCAAAGTGATACTGCAGCACACAAAGGGAAAGTATTCGGCTGCGCACCATTTCAGACTCAAGGGTCCAGATCCTCCGAGGCATTTCAGCGCCTAACTCCCAAAGTAGTtcaggcaagattttcaaaagcagctacaTGACTTAGGCTCCTACGTTTTATTAAAAGTTAGTTGGACTTAGGCTCTCAAAGGTATGAGTTGCCTGAAGatggatcctgacacaaggaagaaaggagagcagcagaatacggaccctggacttcagaaaaacagactttgactccctcagggaactgatgggcaggatcccctggaaaaataacatgagggggaaaggagtccaggagagctggctgtattttaaagaatccttattgaggttacagggacaaaccatcccgaagtgtagaaagaatagtaaatatggcaggtgaccagcttggcttaacagtgaaatccttgctgatcttaaacacgaaaaagaagcttacaagaagtgaaagattggacaaatgaccagggaagagtataaaaaatattgcttgggcatgcaggagtgaaatcaggaaggccaaataacacttggagttgcagctagcaagagatgttaaaagtaacaagggtttcttcaggtatgttagcaacaagaagaaagtcaaggaaagtgtgaatgagggaggcaaccgagtgacagaggatgtggaaaaagctaatgtacttactcactgctttttttgcctctctcttcacgaacaaggtcagctcccagactactgcactgggcagcacagcatggggaggaggcgaccagcccGCTGGAGAAAGACCTGGTTCGAGACTATTTAGagaagctggacgtgcacaagtccatggggccggatgcgctgcagccgagagtcctaaaggagttggcggatgtgattgcagagccattggccattatcttagAAAAatcgtggcgatcaggggaggtcccggacggctggaaaaaggctaaaagtagtgcccatctttaaaaaagggaagaaggaggatctggggaactataggccagtcaacctcacctcagtccctggaaaaatcatggagcagggcctcaaggaatcaattctgaagctcttagaggagaggaaagtgatcaggaacagtcagcatgaattcaccaagggcaagtcatgcctgactaatctaatttccttttatgatgagataactggctctgtggatgaggggaaagcagtgaatgtgttattccttgactttagcaaagcttttgatacagtctcccacagtatgcttgctagcaagttaaagtagtatgggctagatgaatggactataaggtggatagaaagctggctagatcatcagatTCTATGGGTAGtgatccatgtctagttggcagccagtatcaagcggagtccccaaggttggtcctggggccagttttgttcaatatcttcataaatgatctggaggatggcgtggattgcaccctcagcaagtttgcagatgacactaaacatgGAGGAGttgtagatatgctggagggtagggataggatacagagggacctagacaaattagaggattgggccaaaagaaatctgatgcggttcaacaaggacaagtgcagagtcctgctcttaggatggaagaatcccatgtacgactacagactaggggccgaatggctcggcagcagttctgcagaaaaggacctaggggttagtggatgagaagctggatatgagtcaacagtgtgcccttgttgccaagaaggctaatggcattttgggctgtataagtaggagtattgtcagcagatcgagggacgtgatcattcccctctattcgacattgaggcttcatctggagtactgtgtcccattttgggccccacactacaagaaagatgtggaaaaattggaaagcgtccagtggagggcaacaaaaatgattagggaactggaatacatgacttatgaggagaggctgagggaattgggattgtttagtctgcggaagagaagactgaggggggatttgtagttgaaagcagctatcctgaaagggggttccaaagaggatggatctagactgttctcagtggtaccagatgacagaacaagaaggaatggtctcaagttgcagtgggggaggcttaggttgggtattaggaaaaacatttttgctaggagggtggtgaagcactggaatgcgttacctagggaggtg encodes:
- the ARL4C gene encoding ADP-ribosylation factor-like protein 4C produces the protein MGNISSNISAFQSLHIVMLGLDSAGKTTVLYRLKFNEFVNTVPTIGFNTEKIRLSNGTAKGISCHFWDVGGQEKLRPLWKSYSRCTDGIIYVVDSVDVDRLEEAKTELHKVTKFAENQGTPLLVIANKQDLPKSLPVAELEKQLALHELAPSTTYHVQPACAIIGEGLTEGMDKLYEMILKRRKSLKQRKKR